A window of Streptosporangiales bacterium contains these coding sequences:
- the carB gene encoding carbamoyl-phosphate synthase large subunit, whose amino-acid sequence MPKRSDLSSVLVIGSGPIIIGQACEFDYSGTQACRVLRSEGLRVSLVNSNPATIMTDPEFADATYVEPITPDVVEQVIAKERPDAVLATLGGQTALNTAVALYESGALEKYGVELIGASIDAIQAGENRERFKEIVASIGAESPRSVICHSLDETLAAAAELQYPVVVRPSFTLGGSGSGMAHDEAQLRRIASAGLQASPTTEVLIEESVLGWKEYELELMRDHHDNVVVVCSIENVDPMGVHTGDSITVAPAMTLTDREYQRMRDIGIDVIRAVGVDTGGCNIQFAVHPDTGRIVVIEMNPRVSRSSALASKATGFPIAKIAARLAIGYTLDEIPNDITKETPASFEPTLDYVVVKVPRFAFEKFPGADPVLTTHMKSVGEVMAIGRCFTEALQKALRSTERASSSFTFAGDPGDAAELLDRASTPHDGRLRVVQQALRAGASVEDAYRATSIDPWFLDQIALLDEVAAELAAAKDLDADLLRLAKRHGFSDAQIAAIKGIDELLVRALRHALAVRPVYKTVDTCAAEFAARTPYLYSSYDEETEVPTGDRRKVLILGSGPNRIGQGIEFDYSCVHASLALRAAGFETVMVNCNPETVSTDYDTSDRLYFEPLTLEDVLEVVHAEQETGEVAGVIVQLGGQTPLGLARDLAAAGVPIVGTSPESIHAAEDRGAFGHVLAAAGLPAPKHGTASSFHEAKVIADEIGYPVLVRPSYVLGGRGMEIVYDDERLEAYLASSTEVSPERPVLVDRFLDDAVEIDVDALFDGEELFLGGVMEHIEEAGIHSGDSACALPPTTLGQEVVEHIRASTEALARGLHVRGLLNVQYALAGDVLYVLEANPRASRTVPFVSKATGVSLAKAASRVMLGATVADLRAEGILPPHGDGGDLPPDASIAVKEAVLPWGRFSGVDTLLGPEMRSTGEVMGIDAQFGTAFAKSQVAVYGSPMPIAGRVFVSVANRDKRSMVFPVRRLADLGFEVLATAGTAQVLRRHGITATVVRKHSQGQGEDGEPTIVQRILAGEVDLIINTPFGSPGHAGPRVDGYEIRTAATTAGVPCMTTVQGLAAAVEGIEATVRGDIGVRSLQDHTSALQPASGGRSE is encoded by the coding sequence ATGCCTAAGCGATCGGACCTGTCCAGCGTCCTGGTCATCGGGTCGGGTCCGATCATCATCGGACAGGCCTGCGAGTTCGACTACTCGGGCACGCAGGCGTGCCGAGTGCTGCGCTCGGAGGGCCTAAGGGTCAGCCTGGTGAACAGCAACCCGGCGACGATCATGACCGACCCTGAGTTCGCCGACGCGACGTACGTGGAGCCGATCACCCCCGACGTGGTCGAGCAGGTGATCGCGAAGGAACGGCCGGACGCCGTGCTCGCCACGCTCGGCGGGCAGACGGCGCTCAACACGGCGGTCGCGCTGTACGAGTCCGGGGCGCTGGAGAAGTACGGCGTGGAGCTGATCGGTGCCTCCATCGACGCGATCCAGGCCGGCGAGAACCGGGAGCGGTTCAAGGAGATCGTCGCGTCGATCGGCGCGGAGTCCCCGCGCAGCGTCATCTGCCACAGCCTCGACGAGACGCTCGCCGCCGCAGCGGAGCTGCAGTACCCGGTGGTCGTACGACCGTCGTTCACGCTGGGTGGCAGCGGTTCAGGGATGGCGCACGACGAGGCGCAGCTGCGCCGCATCGCGTCGGCAGGGCTGCAGGCGAGCCCGACCACCGAGGTGCTCATCGAGGAGAGCGTGCTCGGCTGGAAGGAGTACGAGCTCGAGCTGATGCGCGACCACCACGACAACGTGGTGGTGGTGTGCTCGATCGAGAACGTCGACCCGATGGGCGTGCACACCGGCGACTCGATCACCGTCGCGCCTGCCATGACGCTGACCGACCGCGAGTACCAGCGGATGCGCGACATCGGCATCGACGTGATCCGTGCCGTCGGCGTGGACACCGGTGGCTGCAACATCCAGTTCGCCGTGCATCCGGACACCGGCCGGATCGTGGTCATCGAGATGAACCCGCGGGTCTCCAGGTCGAGCGCGCTGGCGTCGAAGGCCACCGGCTTCCCGATCGCGAAGATCGCCGCGCGGCTGGCGATCGGCTACACGCTGGACGAGATCCCCAACGACATCACGAAGGAGACGCCGGCGAGCTTCGAGCCGACGCTCGACTACGTGGTGGTGAAGGTGCCGCGCTTCGCGTTCGAGAAGTTCCCCGGCGCCGACCCTGTGCTCACCACGCACATGAAGTCGGTGGGCGAGGTGATGGCCATCGGCAGGTGCTTCACCGAGGCGCTGCAGAAGGCGCTGCGCTCGACCGAACGCGCCAGCTCGTCGTTCACCTTCGCCGGCGACCCGGGCGACGCGGCCGAGCTGCTCGACCGCGCCAGCACGCCGCACGACGGCCGGCTGCGGGTGGTGCAGCAGGCGCTGCGCGCCGGCGCGTCGGTCGAGGACGCCTACCGGGCGACCAGCATCGACCCGTGGTTCCTCGACCAGATCGCGCTGCTCGACGAGGTCGCCGCCGAGCTGGCCGCCGCGAAGGACCTGGACGCCGACCTGCTGCGGCTGGCGAAGCGGCACGGCTTCAGCGACGCGCAGATCGCGGCGATCAAGGGCATCGACGAGCTGCTCGTCCGCGCGTTGCGGCACGCGCTCGCGGTACGTCCGGTGTACAAGACGGTGGACACCTGCGCGGCCGAGTTCGCCGCGCGCACGCCGTACCTGTACTCCAGCTACGACGAGGAGACCGAGGTTCCGACGGGCGACCGGCGTAAGGTGCTCATCCTCGGGTCGGGGCCGAACCGGATCGGGCAGGGCATCGAGTTCGACTACTCGTGCGTGCACGCGTCGCTCGCGCTGCGCGCGGCCGGGTTCGAGACGGTGATGGTGAACTGCAACCCGGAGACCGTCTCCACCGACTACGACACCAGCGACCGGCTGTACTTCGAGCCGCTGACGCTGGAGGACGTGCTCGAGGTCGTGCACGCGGAGCAGGAGACCGGCGAGGTGGCCGGGGTCATCGTGCAGCTGGGCGGCCAGACCCCGCTCGGCCTGGCCAGGGACCTGGCGGCGGCCGGTGTGCCGATCGTCGGCACGTCGCCCGAGAGCATCCACGCGGCCGAGGACCGCGGCGCGTTCGGGCACGTGCTCGCCGCGGCCGGGCTGCCGGCCCCGAAGCACGGCACGGCGTCGTCGTTCCACGAGGCGAAGGTGATCGCCGACGAGATCGGTTACCCGGTGCTGGTCCGGCCTTCGTACGTGCTCGGCGGCCGCGGCATGGAGATCGTCTACGACGACGAGCGGCTGGAGGCGTACCTGGCGTCGTCGACCGAGGTGTCGCCGGAGCGGCCGGTGCTCGTCGACCGGTTCCTCGACGACGCGGTGGAGATCGACGTGGACGCGCTGTTCGACGGCGAGGAGCTGTTCCTCGGCGGCGTGATGGAGCACATCGAGGAGGCCGGCATCCACTCCGGCGACTCCGCCTGCGCCCTGCCGCCGACCACCCTCGGCCAGGAGGTGGTGGAGCACATCCGCGCGTCGACCGAGGCGCTCGCCCGCGGCCTGCACGTGCGCGGGCTGCTGAACGTGCAGTACGCGCTGGCCGGCGACGTGCTCTACGTGCTCGAGGCGAACCCGCGGGCGTCGCGCACGGTGCCGTTCGTGTCCAAGGCCACCGGGGTGTCGCTGGCGAAGGCCGCCAGCCGGGTGATGCTCGGCGCGACCGTCGCGGACCTGCGCGCCGAGGGGATCCTGCCGCCGCACGGCGACGGCGGCGACCTGCCGCCGGACGCGTCCATCGCGGTGAAGGAAGCCGTACTGCCCTGGGGCAGGTTCTCCGGTGTGGACACGCTGCTCGGACCCGAGATGCGCTCCACCGGCGAGGTGATGGGCATCGACGCGCAGTTCGGCACCGCGTTCGCCAAGTCACAGGTCGCGGTGTACGGCTCGCCGATGCCGATCGCCGGCCGGGTGTTCGTGTCGGTGGCCAACCGCGACAAGCGGTCCATGGTGTTCCCCGTGCGCCGGCTGGCCGACCTCGGCTTCGAGGTGCTCGCGACCGCCGGCACCGCGCAGGTACTGCGCAGGCACGGCATCACGGCCACGGTCGTGCGCAAACACAGCCAGGGCCAGGGCGAGGACGGTGAGCCGACCATCGTGCAGCGGATCCTCGCCGGCGAGGTCGACCTGATCATCAACACGCCGTTCGGCAGCCCGGGACACGCCGGACCGCGCGTCGACGGCTACGAGATCCGCACCGCGGCCACCACGGCCGGGGTGCCGTGCATGACCACCGTGCAGGGGCTGGCCGCCGCCGTGGAGGGCATCGAGGCGACCGTACGTGGCGACATCGGGGTGCGCTCGCTGCAGGACCACACCTCGGCGCTGCAACCGGCGAGTGGAGGGCGGTCGGAATGA
- a CDS encoding dihydroorotate dehydrogenase electron transfer subunit: MSVPPRQVPAEVLQLGSAGAYLSLRLRAPELAAFQPGQFAAVAVGGRHTGMVLRRCFSLYAGDPGDGTVEVVFAVHGKGTAWLAELRPGDQVDVVGPLGRPFPLPARPGAAVLVGGGYGSAPLFSLADVLHAAGGEAHLVVGAASADKLFFGEEAWQRCASVTVTTDDGSAGVRGLVTDPLPELIARTGATVLYACGPMAMLAACTAVAREQGITAYTAVEEAMACGVGVCMTCVLPVVGDDGVTRMTRSCTAGPVFAGETVRWADVGTVPTGTWGAGGH; the protein is encoded by the coding sequence ATGAGTGTGCCCCCGCGGCAGGTGCCGGCCGAGGTACTGCAGCTCGGCAGCGCCGGCGCGTACCTCTCACTGCGGCTGCGGGCGCCGGAGCTGGCCGCGTTCCAGCCCGGGCAGTTCGCCGCGGTCGCCGTCGGCGGCCGGCACACGGGCATGGTGCTGCGGCGCTGCTTCTCGCTGTACGCAGGCGATCCTGGCGACGGCACCGTCGAGGTGGTCTTCGCCGTGCACGGCAAGGGCACCGCCTGGCTCGCCGAGCTGCGGCCTGGCGACCAGGTGGACGTGGTCGGCCCGCTCGGGCGGCCGTTCCCGCTGCCCGCCAGGCCGGGCGCGGCCGTGCTGGTCGGCGGCGGCTACGGCAGCGCGCCGCTGTTCTCGCTGGCCGACGTGCTGCATGCCGCCGGCGGCGAGGCACACCTGGTGGTCGGCGCCGCGAGCGCCGACAAGCTGTTCTTCGGCGAGGAAGCGTGGCAGCGGTGCGCGTCGGTCACCGTCACCACCGACGACGGCTCCGCAGGCGTTCGGGGGCTGGTCACCGACCCGCTGCCCGAGCTGATCGCCCGCACCGGCGCCACCGTGCTCTACGCGTGCGGCCCGATGGCCATGCTGGCGGCCTGCACGGCGGTCGCCAGGGAGCAGGGCATCACCGCGTACACCGCGGTGGAGGAGGCGATGGCCTGCGGCGTCGGGGTCTGCATGACCTGTGTGCTGCCCGTCGTCGGCGACGACGGCGTCACCAGGATGACCCGCTCGTGCACCGCCGGCCCGGTGTTCGCGGGCGAGACCGTGCGGTGGGCCGACGTCGGCACCGTGCCGACCGGCACGTGGGGAGCAGGTGGTCACTGA
- a CDS encoding dihydroorotate dehydrogenase: MAVDMRTNLGTLELPAPVLTASGCAGYGRELAPYVELAALGGVVTKSIMRNPRSGRATPRMAETPSGMLNSIGLQGSGVDEFVANDLPWLTEQGCRVIVSVAGGSVEEYAEVAKLLRGQPGLVALEVNISCPNVESRGEVFACDPDAAARVVAGVRAVTAPDVPVLAKLSPDVTDIVPVAQACVGAGADGLSMINTLLGMAIDVDTARPVLAGVTGGLSGPAIRPVAVRCIWQVRAALPEVPILGMGGVRHGVDALELVLAGANAVSVGTAVFGDPGACPRIQAELAEALAARGYARFTDAVSAAHPR; the protein is encoded by the coding sequence ATGGCCGTCGACATGCGCACGAACCTCGGCACGCTCGAGCTGCCCGCGCCGGTCCTCACCGCGTCCGGCTGCGCCGGCTACGGCAGGGAGCTGGCGCCGTACGTCGAGCTCGCCGCGCTGGGCGGCGTGGTCACCAAGTCGATCATGCGCAACCCGCGGTCCGGCCGCGCGACGCCGCGGATGGCGGAGACGCCGTCCGGCATGCTGAACTCCATCGGCCTGCAGGGGTCGGGCGTCGACGAGTTCGTCGCGAACGACCTGCCGTGGCTGACCGAGCAAGGCTGCCGGGTGATCGTGTCGGTGGCCGGTGGCTCGGTCGAGGAGTACGCGGAGGTCGCGAAGCTGCTGCGCGGTCAGCCCGGCCTGGTCGCGCTCGAGGTGAACATCTCCTGCCCGAACGTGGAGAGCCGTGGCGAGGTGTTCGCCTGCGACCCGGACGCCGCGGCCCGCGTCGTCGCCGGCGTGCGCGCGGTCACCGCGCCCGACGTGCCGGTACTAGCGAAGCTGTCGCCGGACGTCACGGACATCGTCCCGGTCGCCCAGGCGTGCGTAGGCGCGGGCGCCGACGGCCTGTCGATGATCAACACCCTGCTCGGCATGGCCATCGACGTGGACACCGCGAGGCCGGTGCTCGCCGGGGTCACCGGCGGGCTGTCCGGCCCCGCGATCCGGCCGGTCGCCGTCCGCTGCATCTGGCAGGTCCGCGCCGCGCTGCCCGAGGTGCCCATCCTCGGCATGGGCGGCGTACGGCACGGCGTGGACGCACTCGAGCTGGTCCTCGCCGGCGCGAACGCGGTGTCCGTCGGCACGGCCGTCTTCGGCGACCCCGGCGCCTGCCCGCGGATCCAGGCCGAGCTGGCCGAGGCACTGGCCGCCAGGGGGTACGCCCGCTTCACCGACGCAGTGTCGGCCGCCCACCCCCGCTGA
- the pyrF gene encoding orotidine-5'-phosphate decarboxylase encodes MTLAPIAVALDTGDLETAARWAKAVTPHVSTLKVGLELYMRYGPQVVASVRGGSGADIFLDLKLHDIPATVAGAARAVESLRPSYLTVHASGGAAMIRAAVEAIPATKIAAVTVLTSLADADLEEIGLAGPAGDAVRRLSVNAVAAGARALVCSPREVAGVRAEVGDDVTLITPGVRPAGSGSDDQARVATPEQALADGADVIVVGRPITGAPDPGAAAAALGRSLRRLTPS; translated from the coding sequence ATGACCCTTGCACCCATCGCCGTCGCACTCGACACCGGCGACCTGGAGACGGCCGCGCGCTGGGCGAAGGCCGTGACCCCGCACGTGAGCACGTTGAAGGTCGGCCTGGAGCTGTACATGCGCTACGGCCCGCAGGTGGTCGCCAGCGTGCGCGGCGGCAGCGGCGCGGACATCTTCCTCGACCTGAAGCTGCACGACATCCCGGCGACGGTCGCGGGCGCGGCGAGGGCCGTCGAGTCGCTGCGGCCGAGCTACCTCACCGTGCACGCCAGCGGCGGTGCCGCGATGATCCGCGCGGCGGTCGAGGCGATCCCCGCTACGAAGATCGCAGCGGTGACCGTGCTGACCTCGCTCGCCGACGCCGACCTGGAGGAGATCGGCCTGGCCGGCCCGGCCGGTGACGCGGTGCGGCGGCTCTCGGTGAACGCGGTGGCGGCCGGGGCGCGGGCGCTGGTCTGCTCGCCGCGCGAGGTCGCCGGGGTGCGGGCCGAGGTCGGCGACGACGTCACGCTGATCACCCCAGGCGTGCGGCCGGCCGGCAGCGGCAGCGACGACCAGGCCAGGGTGGCGACGCCGGAGCAGGCACTGGCCGACGGCGCCGACGTGATCGTCGTGGGCCGCCCGATCACCGGTGCGCCCGACCCGGGCGCGGCCGCCGCGGCGCTCGGCCGCTCGCTGCGCCGCCTCACCCCGAGCTGA
- a CDS encoding TIGR03620 family F420-dependent LLM class oxidoreductase: protein MSIELGQLGVWRPHTDVSTDAARELEGLGYGAIWLGGSPPGDLVVAEELLAATSRIVVATGIVNIWKDDAATVARSYQRITARFPDRFLLGVGVGHPEATAEYRRPYTTLVDYLDALDDAGVPMQDRAVAALGTKVLALARDRSLGAHPYLTTPEHTAHAREILGPGVLLAPEQKVVLDDNPARARAIGRPRVANPYLKLSNYQNNLRRLGFDDADFAGDGSDRLIDALVAHGDVSAVAAGVRAHLDAGADHVTVQALAAPGTDPLPAYRELATAMG, encoded by the coding sequence ATGAGCATCGAACTCGGCCAGCTCGGAGTCTGGCGACCCCATACGGACGTTTCGACCGACGCGGCCCGGGAGCTGGAAGGCCTCGGGTACGGCGCGATCTGGCTGGGCGGCTCGCCGCCGGGCGACCTCGTGGTGGCCGAGGAGCTGCTGGCGGCCACGTCCAGGATCGTGGTCGCGACGGGGATCGTGAACATCTGGAAGGACGACGCGGCGACCGTCGCGCGTTCGTACCAGCGGATCACGGCGCGGTTCCCCGACCGGTTCCTGCTCGGCGTCGGCGTCGGCCACCCGGAGGCGACCGCGGAGTACCGGCGTCCGTACACGACGCTCGTCGACTACCTGGACGCACTCGACGACGCCGGCGTGCCGATGCAGGACCGTGCGGTCGCGGCGTTGGGCACGAAGGTGCTCGCACTCGCCAGGGACCGCAGCCTCGGCGCGCACCCGTACCTGACCACACCCGAGCACACCGCGCACGCCCGCGAGATCCTCGGCCCCGGCGTGTTGCTCGCGCCTGAGCAGAAGGTCGTGCTGGACGACAACCCCGCCAGAGCGCGCGCGATCGGCCGGCCACGGGTGGCGAACCCGTACCTGAAGCTCAGCAACTACCAGAACAACCTGCGCAGGCTCGGCTTCGACGACGCCGACTTCGCCGGCGACGGCAGCGACCGGCTGATCGACGCGCTCGTAGCCCACGGCGACGTGAGCGCCGTCGCCGCCGGGGTGCGGGCCCACCTGGACGCCGGCGCCGACCACGTGACGGTCCAGGCACTCGCCGCACCCGGCACCGACCCGCTGCCGGCGTACCGCGAGCTGGCCACCGCGATGGGCTAG
- a CDS encoding 30S ribosomal protein S13 yields the protein MPLPSLTPEQRAAALEKAAAARRARAEVKNRLKHSGVTLAEVIREGQENDVVGKMKVAALLEAMPGVGKVRAKQIMERLGIAESRRVRGLGANQIAALEREFGGNS from the coding sequence GTGCCCCTCCCTTCTCTTACACCCGAACAGCGTGCCGCTGCCCTTGAGAAGGCCGCCGCGGCGCGGCGGGCCCGCGCGGAGGTGAAGAACCGACTCAAGCACTCCGGGGTTACCCTCGCTGAGGTCATCCGCGAGGGCCAGGAGAACGATGTCGTCGGCAAGATGAAGGTGGCCGCGCTTCTCGAAGCCATGCCTGGTGTCGGCAAGGTGCGGGCCAAGCAGATCATGGAGCGGCTGGGGATCGCCGAATCGCGGCGAGTGCGCGGACTGGGTGCGAACCAGATCGCAGCGCTCGAGCGTGAGTTCGGCGGCAACAGCTGA
- a CDS encoding guanylate kinase gives MNVGHGGPDQLVGAGQDLRRSTPARLVVLSGPSGVGKSTVVARLRQHHPEVWLSVSATTRKIRPGEIDGVHYTFVDDETFDRMRDAGEFLEHAEFAGNQYGTPRSAVLEHLAAGVPTLLEIDLQGARQVRASMPDALLVFLAPPSWEELVQRLVGRGTEPPAVVERRLAQARVELAAESEFDVTLVNTSVEEVCDQLVALWQVS, from the coding sequence ATGAACGTCGGCCACGGGGGTCCGGACCAGCTGGTCGGTGCCGGCCAGGATCTGCGGCGTAGCACGCCCGCGCGGTTGGTCGTGCTCTCCGGTCCTTCCGGGGTGGGCAAGAGCACGGTCGTCGCCAGGCTGCGGCAGCACCACCCCGAGGTGTGGCTGTCGGTGTCGGCGACCACGAGGAAGATCCGCCCGGGCGAGATCGACGGAGTGCACTACACGTTCGTCGACGACGAGACGTTCGACCGAATGCGTGACGCCGGGGAGTTCCTCGAACACGCGGAGTTCGCCGGCAACCAGTACGGCACGCCGCGCAGCGCCGTGCTCGAACACCTGGCGGCCGGCGTCCCGACGCTGCTCGAGATCGACCTGCAGGGAGCCAGGCAGGTGCGTGCTTCCATGCCGGACGCGCTGCTGGTCTTCCTCGCGCCGCCGTCGTGGGAGGAGCTCGTCCAGCGGCTGGTCGGCCGGGGCACCGAGCCACCCGCGGTGGTCGAGCGCCGGCTGGCCCAGGCGCGGGTCGAGCTCGCTGCCGAGTCTGAGTTCGACGTGACGCTCGTCAACACGTCGGTCGAAGAGGTGTGTGACCAGCTGGTAGCCTTGTGGCAAGTCTCCTAG
- a CDS encoding DNA-directed RNA polymerase subunit omega — MSGTEPVAEGITNPPIDELLKTTPSRYQLVIFAAKRARQINAYYSQLGEGLLEYVGPLVETHVQEKPLSISLREIHHGLLDTEALDAPAEPVGAAQVE; from the coding sequence TTGTCGGGTACCGAGCCGGTTGCCGAGGGCATCACGAACCCACCCATCGACGAGCTGCTCAAGACCACGCCGAGTCGCTACCAACTGGTGATCTTCGCCGCCAAGCGGGCGCGTCAGATCAACGCGTACTACTCCCAGCTCGGTGAGGGCCTGCTCGAGTACGTCGGCCCGCTGGTCGAGACGCACGTCCAGGAGAAGCCGCTCTCCATCTCGCTGCGCGAGATCCACCACGGCCTGCTCGACACCGAGGCGCTGGACGCACCGGCGGAGCCGGTCGGCGCCGCACAGGTCGAGTAG
- the coaBC gene encoding bifunctional phosphopantothenoylcysteine decarboxylase/phosphopantothenate--cysteine ligase CoaBC: MSADDARPRVVVGVAGGIAAFKACTLVRLFTESGHDVRVVPTESALRFVGAATWEALSGHPVHTDVWADVPDVPHVRFGQDADLVVVAPATANTLARAAHGLADDLLTNTLLTARCPVVFAPAMHSEMWQHPATAANVELLRSRGALVLEPASGRLTGSDSGPGRLVEPEQIFTAAKAVLDRGTAATDLTGRRVLVTAGGTREPLDPVRFIGNRSSGRQGYAFAQTAWARGAEVILVTANSGLPDPAGVEVVRVETTEEMRAVVVDRTAAVDAVVMAAAPADFRPVEVAGRKIKKSESDGPAPVRLEQTADILAEIGHGPYRSRQVIVGFAAETDDAVANGQQKLARKGCDLLVVNEVGAGKGFAVEHNTATVLGADGSKTTLPRQRKTALADRVWDLVVERLVGRADGTR; the protein is encoded by the coding sequence GTGTCCGCGGACGACGCGCGACCGCGTGTGGTCGTCGGAGTGGCCGGCGGCATCGCCGCGTTCAAGGCCTGCACCCTGGTCCGGCTGTTCACCGAGTCCGGCCACGACGTCCGGGTCGTCCCCACGGAGAGCGCGCTGCGCTTCGTCGGCGCGGCGACGTGGGAGGCGCTGTCCGGGCACCCTGTGCACACCGACGTCTGGGCGGACGTGCCCGACGTCCCGCACGTGCGGTTCGGGCAGGACGCCGACCTGGTCGTCGTCGCGCCGGCCACCGCGAACACGCTGGCCCGCGCGGCCCATGGCCTCGCCGACGACCTGCTCACGAACACGCTGCTGACGGCCCGCTGCCCGGTGGTGTTCGCGCCCGCCATGCACAGCGAGATGTGGCAGCACCCGGCGACGGCGGCGAACGTGGAGCTGCTGCGCAGCCGGGGGGCGCTGGTCCTCGAGCCGGCCAGCGGCCGGCTCACCGGCAGTGACTCAGGCCCCGGCCGGCTGGTCGAGCCGGAGCAGATCTTCACCGCGGCCAAGGCCGTACTCGACCGGGGGACGGCGGCGACCGACCTCACCGGCCGGCGCGTGCTGGTGACCGCGGGCGGCACCAGGGAGCCACTCGACCCGGTCAGGTTCATCGGTAACAGGTCGAGCGGCCGGCAGGGCTACGCGTTCGCGCAGACCGCGTGGGCGCGCGGCGCCGAAGTGATCCTTGTCACGGCCAACAGCGGGCTGCCCGACCCCGCCGGTGTCGAGGTCGTCCGGGTGGAGACGACCGAGGAGATGCGGGCCGTCGTCGTCGACCGGACGGCCGCCGTCGACGCGGTAGTAATGGCGGCCGCACCTGCGGATTTCCGCCCGGTCGAGGTCGCCGGCAGGAAGATCAAGAAGTCCGAGTCGGACGGTCCCGCTCCGGTGCGGCTGGAGCAGACGGCCGACATCCTCGCCGAGATCGGACACGGACCGTACCGGTCGCGGCAAGTAATCGTCGGGTTCGCCGCGGAGACCGACGACGCGGTGGCCAACGGGCAGCAGAAGCTGGCCCGCAAGGGCTGTGACCTGCTCGTCGTGAACGAAGTCGGTGCAGGTAAGGGCTTTGCCGTGGAGCACAACACGGCGACCGTGCTCGGCGCGGACGGCAGCAAGACGACGCTACCGAGGCAGCGGAAAACGGCGCTCGCGGACCGGGTCTGGGACCTGGTAGTCGAACGGCTGGTGGGGCGAGCTGACGGAACTCGGTAA
- a CDS encoding methionine adenosyltransferase, producing the protein MSSRLFTSESVTEGHPDKISDQVSDAILDALLEQDPKSRVAVETLITTGQVHVAGEVTTNAYVEIPQIVRDTILGIGYDSSTKGFDGASCGVSVSIGSQSPDIAQGVDTAYEGRAEGSVDPIDKQGAGDQGMMFGFACSETEQLMPLPIQLAHELSRQLTNVRKDGTVPYLRPDGKTQVTVEYDGQRPVRLNTVVVSSQHAADIDLDALLTPDVRQHVIEPVLAGFDIDTTGYRLLVNPTGRFEVGGPMGDAGLTGRKIIVDTYGGYARHGGGAFSGKDPSKVDRSAAYAMRWVAKNIVVAGLAERCEVQVAYAIGKAQPVGLFVDTFGTEQVPVDQIEKAVGEVFDLRPGAIIRDLDLLKPGYKGTAAYGHFGRSDLNLSWERTDRADALRSFVGA; encoded by the coding sequence GTGTCCAGCCGCCTCTTCACGTCGGAATCAGTCACCGAGGGCCATCCGGACAAGATCTCGGACCAGGTGAGCGACGCCATCCTCGACGCGTTGCTGGAACAAGACCCCAAGAGCCGGGTTGCGGTCGAGACCTTGATCACGACTGGTCAAGTGCATGTCGCCGGTGAGGTGACGACCAACGCGTATGTAGAGATTCCGCAGATCGTCCGCGACACCATCCTGGGTATCGGTTACGACTCGTCCACGAAGGGCTTCGACGGTGCGTCCTGCGGCGTGTCGGTGTCCATCGGTTCGCAGTCGCCCGACATCGCGCAGGGTGTGGACACCGCCTACGAAGGGCGTGCGGAAGGCTCCGTCGACCCCATCGACAAGCAGGGTGCGGGCGACCAGGGCATGATGTTCGGCTTCGCCTGCAGCGAGACCGAGCAGCTGATGCCGCTGCCGATCCAGCTGGCGCACGAGCTGTCCAGGCAGCTCACCAACGTGCGCAAGGACGGCACCGTGCCGTATCTCCGCCCGGACGGTAAGACGCAGGTCACCGTCGAGTACGACGGGCAGCGTCCGGTGCGGCTCAACACCGTGGTCGTCTCTTCCCAGCACGCCGCCGACATCGATCTCGATGCACTGCTCACTCCGGACGTCCGGCAGCACGTGATCGAGCCGGTGCTGGCTGGCTTCGACATCGACACCACCGGATACCGGCTGCTCGTCAACCCCACCGGGCGGTTCGAGGTGGGTGGCCCGATGGGTGACGCCGGCCTCACCGGCCGGAAGATCATCGTGGACACCTACGGCGGGTACGCCAGGCACGGTGGCGGCGCGTTCTCCGGCAAGGACCCGTCCAAGGTGGACAGGTCGGCCGCGTACGCGATGCGCTGGGTGGCGAAGAACATCGTGGTCGCCGGTCTGGCCGAGCGCTGCGAGGTGCAGGTCGCGTACGCGATCGGCAAGGCGCAGCCGGTGGGCCTCTTCGTCGACACCTTCGGCACCGAGCAGGTGCCGGTGGACCAGATCGAGAAGGCCGTCGGTGAGGTCTTCGACCTGCGCCCCGGTGCGATCATCCGCGACCTCGACCTGCTCAAGCCGGGGTACAAGGGCACCGCGGCGTACGGCCACTTCGGCCGTAGCGACCTGAACCTGAGCTGGGAGCGCACCGACCGCGCGGACGCGCTGCGTTCGTTCGTCGGCGCCTGA